A part of Candidatus Palauibacter australiensis genomic DNA contains:
- a CDS encoding HAD hydrolase-like protein translates to MKATWMQTARRLLPRLASMSRRIRPTFHLDSVNGLSARRLRDLGVEAVLWDVDGTLMAHHAGRVDPALAAAFEDLLRAPGLRHAIVSNCQEARFAELGEIFPAIPVVLGYETGAGAAFRVRRGPRESWRGPGAAAASSAADGTPGDLRPIRKPSRRLVRAALAELDVADRPAAALMVGDQYFTDIASANLAGVRSAKVPTLHRASFPAPVRWSQRLEAVLYRLMYGLPRPDGA, encoded by the coding sequence ATGAAGGCGACCTGGATGCAGACGGCGCGGCGGCTCCTCCCGCGCCTCGCGAGCATGTCGCGCAGGATCCGGCCGACGTTCCACCTCGACTCGGTGAACGGCCTGAGCGCCCGGCGCCTGCGCGATCTGGGCGTCGAGGCCGTCCTGTGGGACGTGGATGGGACGCTGATGGCGCACCACGCGGGGCGGGTGGATCCGGCGCTCGCGGCCGCGTTCGAGGATCTGCTCCGGGCGCCGGGGCTGCGGCACGCGATCGTCTCCAACTGCCAGGAGGCGCGCTTCGCCGAGTTGGGGGAGATCTTCCCCGCGATCCCGGTCGTGCTCGGATACGAGACCGGGGCAGGGGCGGCCTTCCGCGTCCGCCGCGGACCGCGCGAGTCGTGGCGCGGCCCCGGCGCGGCGGCGGCTTCGTCCGCCGCCGACGGGACCCCCGGGGACCTGCGGCCGATCCGCAAGCCGAGCCGCCGGCTCGTGCGGGCCGCGCTCGCGGAGCTGGACGTCGCGGACCGTCCGGCGGCGGCGCTGATGGTGGGGGACCAGTACTTCACGGACATCGCGTCGGCGAACCTGGCCGGCGTCCGCTCCGCCAAGGTGCCCACGTTGCACCGGGCCAGCTTCCCGGCCCCGGTCCGCTGGTCGCAGCGCCTCGAAGCCGTGCTCTACCGGCTGATGTACGGCCTTCCGCGGCCGGACGGCGCTTGA
- a CDS encoding uracil-DNA glycosylase — translation MTDPVLGAIEREVTACRKCPRLVEWRERVARERRAAFRDDTYWGRPVPGFGDPAARLLIVGLAPAAHGANRTGRMFTGDRSGDWLYRALHRAGFASQPDSTARHDGLVLRGAWVTAAVRCAPPANKPTAGERERCRGYLERELDFFATAPVIVALGGFSFAALLRIFRERGEAVPRPAPRFGHGVEVGIGRRLLIGSYHPSQQNTFTGTLTEPMFDAIWTRAAQLVTPRRHYSDGSRVDGSSTETPVGS, via the coding sequence TTGACGGACCCGGTTCTCGGCGCGATCGAGCGGGAAGTCACAGCCTGCAGGAAGTGTCCGCGGCTCGTCGAGTGGCGCGAACGGGTGGCGCGGGAACGCCGGGCCGCCTTCCGCGACGACACCTACTGGGGCCGTCCGGTGCCGGGCTTCGGCGATCCGGCCGCGCGTCTCCTCATCGTCGGACTCGCCCCGGCCGCGCACGGCGCCAACCGGACCGGGCGCATGTTCACCGGCGACCGGTCCGGCGACTGGCTCTACCGCGCCCTGCACCGCGCCGGGTTCGCCTCGCAGCCCGACTCGACCGCCCGGCACGACGGGCTGGTGCTCCGGGGCGCCTGGGTGACCGCCGCCGTGCGCTGCGCCCCGCCCGCAAACAAGCCCACCGCCGGGGAGCGCGAACGGTGCCGGGGCTACCTCGAGCGCGAACTCGACTTCTTCGCCACCGCGCCCGTCATCGTCGCCCTGGGCGGGTTCTCGTTCGCCGCGCTACTGAGAATCTTCCGGGAACGCGGGGAAGCCGTCCCGCGTCCCGCGCCCCGCTTCGGCCACGGCGTGGAGGTCGGGATCGGACGCCGCCTGCTGATCGGCTCCTACCACCCCAGCCAGCAGAACACCTTCACCGGCACCCTCACCGAACCCATGTTCGACGCCATCTGGACCCGCGCCGCCCAACTCGTCACGCCACGCCGACACTACTCCGACGGCAGCCGGGTGGATGGGTCGAGCACGGAGACGCCCGTCGGCTCGTAG